A genomic stretch from Desulfohalobium retbaense DSM 5692 includes:
- a CDS encoding FixH family protein: protein MSARSLFRLLALCSSLFLLTACATTGPQSSAQHECEGAFAPHYADSVFAIGQDCQLSGELVPASGELVAGANTADLIFHNRQDADVPGLSLEFAWAKNGTRQALNPDVQEVMSGLYLIRNLQLPELQGQLIVKASKSGVADTLVFDLAAGMQQGQMDQMAHDHGDHGHGMQDMTPPETFPTTVQSEDGAFTVSYSPVPGRVLMNQIHSWEITVRDQNGDPVRAVVTADGDMPQHGHGLPTRPEVSTTEQTGVYLVEGLKFHMPGWWRVILTIRTMETHDRAIFDFMLP from the coding sequence ATGTCCGCTCGTTCACTGTTCCGTTTGCTCGCCCTGTGCAGTTCCCTGTTTCTTCTGACCGCGTGCGCCACAACCGGTCCGCAGTCCTCCGCGCAACACGAGTGCGAGGGCGCCTTTGCACCTCACTACGCCGACTCCGTGTTCGCCATCGGCCAAGACTGCCAGCTCAGCGGCGAACTGGTTCCGGCCAGCGGGGAATTGGTCGCCGGCGCCAACACCGCCGACCTCATCTTTCATAACCGCCAGGACGCCGATGTTCCCGGTCTGAGCCTGGAATTCGCCTGGGCCAAAAATGGTACGCGCCAAGCACTGAACCCCGATGTCCAGGAAGTCATGAGCGGGCTCTATCTCATCCGCAACCTCCAGCTACCGGAACTCCAGGGCCAACTCATCGTCAAGGCCAGCAAAAGCGGTGTTGCGGATACCCTTGTTTTCGATCTAGCCGCTGGGATGCAGCAGGGACAGATGGATCAGATGGCTCACGACCACGGGGACCACGGCCACGGCATGCAGGACATGACCCCGCCGGAGACATTTCCGACGACCGTCCAGAGTGAAGACGGCGCCTTCACGGTCTCCTACTCCCCTGTGCCCGGCCGCGTGCTGATGAACCAGATCCACTCCTGGGAAATCACAGTCCGGGATCAAAACGGCGATCCGGTCCGCGCCGTTGTCACCGCCGACGGGGATATGCCCCAACACGGCCACGGCCTGCCCACCCGCCCCGAGGTTTCGACCACAGAGCAAACCGGCGTTTACCTTGTCGAAGGGCTGAAATTCCACATGCCCGGCTGGTGGCGGGTGATCCTGACCATCCGGACAATGGAAACCCACGACAGAGCGATATTTGATTTTATGTTGCCGTAG
- a CDS encoding cytochrome-c peroxidase, translating into MRFNVVLTTTICLALLLPSLGSGAEDIQWTDQEKRLIASMQLDKLPPLPDDPSNDVDTDPAAARFGEKVFHDARFSANDKISCATCHPEDKSFQDGRPVAVGVGRVTRRTMPLIAVAYNDWFFWDGRKDTLWSQTLAPIENPREHGISRTGCVELIRSQYRDEYEAVFGPLPKLPANLPSIAMPVEFDQDALEAWRELDPAVRDTINTIFANTGKALAAYVRVILPSEAPFDRFAADLAAGNENQADGHLSQKQQAGLKLFIGDAGCFGCHFGPRLTNDGFHDTGVNEAFGPEFDAGRAKGITQVQHDMFNCMGDYSDAEPKECSALRFMDTDQDKYRQAFKTPTLRNVAVRPPYMHAGQIETLEEVIDFYAKESETNPELTHADLTEEKKDALIAFMESLTSDVTPRMDEVLNSQ; encoded by the coding sequence ATGCGCTTCAATGTCGTACTGACCACCACCATCTGCCTCGCCCTGCTTCTCCCCTCGCTTGGTTCGGGCGCTGAGGACATCCAATGGACGGACCAGGAGAAGCGTCTTATCGCCAGCATGCAATTGGACAAGCTGCCGCCCCTGCCGGACGATCCGTCGAATGATGTGGACACGGACCCGGCTGCGGCGCGCTTTGGGGAAAAGGTCTTTCACGATGCCCGGTTCAGTGCCAACGACAAGATTTCCTGCGCCACCTGCCACCCGGAAGACAAATCCTTCCAGGACGGGCGTCCAGTGGCCGTCGGCGTGGGCCGCGTGACGCGGCGGACCATGCCGCTTATCGCTGTGGCCTATAACGACTGGTTTTTCTGGGACGGACGCAAGGACACCCTCTGGAGCCAGACGCTGGCCCCGATCGAAAACCCCCGGGAACACGGTATCAGCCGGACCGGTTGTGTGGAGTTGATCCGGTCCCAATACCGCGACGAGTACGAGGCGGTTTTCGGGCCGCTCCCCAAGCTGCCCGCCAACCTCCCGTCCATCGCCATGCCCGTGGAATTCGATCAGGACGCCCTCGAGGCGTGGCGGGAGCTTGATCCGGCGGTGCGGGACACAATCAACACCATTTTCGCCAACACCGGCAAGGCACTGGCCGCCTATGTCCGCGTTATCCTGCCCAGCGAAGCGCCGTTTGACCGCTTCGCCGCCGACTTGGCAGCCGGCAACGAGAATCAGGCCGATGGCCATCTGTCACAAAAACAGCAAGCCGGGCTGAAGCTCTTTATCGGCGATGCGGGCTGCTTCGGCTGCCACTTCGGTCCCCGGCTGACCAACGACGGCTTCCACGACACCGGCGTCAACGAGGCCTTCGGTCCGGAATTCGATGCCGGACGGGCCAAAGGCATTACCCAGGTCCAGCACGACATGTTCAACTGCATGGGGGACTATTCCGACGCCGAGCCCAAGGAGTGTTCGGCGCTGCGATTCATGGACACGGATCAGGACAAATACCGCCAGGCCTTCAAGACCCCGACACTGCGCAACGTGGCTGTCCGCCCGCCGTACATGCACGCCGGGCAGATCGAGACCCTGGAAGAAGTCATCGACTTCTACGCCAAGGAAAGCGAGACCAATCCTGAACTGACCCACGCCGATCTGACAGAAGAGAAAAAAGACGCGCTGATCGCCTTTATGGAGTCGCTGACCAGCGATGTCACGCCGAGGATGGACGAAGTTTTGAACTCTCAATAA
- a CDS encoding nucleotidyltransferase family protein, whose product MNLSIDNILDENIAYYRARKTSLVARVLINGRGSIKRRTLGGHVYVYLRRNFQGTKVETYLGPEGSLPSNRVEKKLHKIKLTIEELKKSRHALRRLGVANMNKENFSQQLKDLFQMMDDEGLWDEGLQLVGSWCFKVYQNFFQVEYFPERTIDVDFAIPIPYKGNATAIGAQLKNMGFEEEFNRKDGTISYISSDLKVEFLKPRHGDGRKESDPYIKELDIAPQALPFLNILLENPRTATIRDLGKITIPSMGAFLIHKLIVADRRRDQGKKSKDYRQAFFVAQAVLRDSSELENVGTVFQKLHKKRQRLMLKSSKHADMYVTGATEVFQEIWDALQLDV is encoded by the coding sequence ATGAATCTTAGTATCGACAATATTTTGGACGAGAACATTGCCTATTACCGTGCAAGGAAGACCTCTCTTGTCGCGAGAGTGCTCATAAATGGCAGAGGCTCCATAAAAAGACGCACTTTGGGAGGGCACGTCTATGTATATCTTAGAAGAAATTTTCAGGGGACGAAAGTCGAGACGTATCTTGGCCCTGAGGGATCACTACCCTCAAATCGAGTTGAAAAAAAACTGCATAAGATAAAATTGACTATTGAGGAACTCAAAAAGTCACGCCATGCTTTAAGACGATTAGGAGTTGCCAATATGAATAAGGAGAATTTCAGCCAGCAGCTCAAAGACCTCTTTCAAATGATGGATGATGAGGGCCTCTGGGATGAAGGATTACAACTTGTTGGGTCTTGGTGTTTTAAAGTCTACCAGAATTTTTTCCAGGTCGAATATTTTCCGGAACGCACAATTGATGTCGATTTTGCCATTCCTATTCCCTACAAGGGAAATGCCACTGCGATAGGGGCTCAGCTCAAGAATATGGGGTTCGAAGAAGAGTTTAACAGAAAAGATGGAACTATTTCATATATCTCAAGCGATTTGAAAGTAGAATTTTTAAAGCCACGGCACGGCGACGGCAGAAAAGAGAGTGACCCGTATATCAAAGAGTTGGATATTGCCCCCCAGGCACTTCCGTTTCTGAATATCCTGCTGGAAAATCCTCGCACAGCAACGATTCGAGATCTGGGCAAGATCACAATCCCATCTATGGGAGCTTTTTTGATCCATAAGCTCATCGTTGCTGACCGGCGTCGGGATCAGGGAAAGAAGAGCAAGGATTACCGACAGGCATTTTTTGTGGCCCAGGCTGTCCTCCGTGATTCATCCGAGTTGGAGAATGTCGGCACCGTTTTTCAGAAGTTGCACAAGAAAAGGCAACGGTTGATGCTGAAGTCTTCGAAACATGCCGATATGTATGTCACCGGAGCCACAGAGGTATTTCAGGAAATCTGGGACGCTTTGCAACTTGATGTGTAG